The following are from one region of the Nicotiana tabacum cultivar K326 chromosome 3, ASM71507v2, whole genome shotgun sequence genome:
- the LOC107823807 gene encoding myb-related protein 306-like — MGRPPCCDKIGVKKGPWTPEEDIMLVSYVQEHGPGNWRAVPTNTGLRRCSKSCRLRWTNYLRPGIKRGSFTDQEEKMIIQLQALLGNKWAAIASYLPERTDNDVKNYWNTHLKKKLKKLESSDLYSKDGSCLSPSNSTSRGQWERTLQTDINTAKQALQNALSLDKSSPIPEYTTTDVKPINLGCYSYIKQEGKVSTSTYASSAENIAKLLKQWTRSDSTNISEQSKASSSTQLSSNNNATTEEFESLSSFDSFEQSNSDQFSQSLTLEAGKLHCEISKREVDDQVPLSVMLESWLFDENDDLLI; from the exons ATGGGTAGACCACCTTGTTGTGATAAAATAGGGGTGAAGAAAGGACCATGGACTCCTGAAGAAGATATTATGTTGGTCTCTTATGTTCAAGAACATGGTCCTGGGAATTGGAGAGCAGTTCCCACTAATACAG GGTTGCGCAGATGTAGCAAGAGCTGCAGGCTAAGGTGGACTAATTACCTCAGACCGGGAATTAAGAGAGGCAGTTTCACTGATCAAGAGGAGAAAATGATTATCCAGCTTCAGGCTCTCTTAGGCAACAA ATGGGCTGCCATAGCTTCATATCTCCCGGAGAGAACAGACAACGATGTCAAAAACTATTGGAATACTCATTTAAAGAAAAAGTTGAAAAAGCTCGAATCAAGTGATTTATACTCTAAAGATGGATCTTGTTTATCACCATCAAACTCAACCTCGAGAGGCCAGTGGGAAAGGACACTTCAAACTGATATAAACACAGCCAAACAAGCTTTACAAAATGCCCTGTCACTGGATAAGTCAAGCCCAATTCCTGAATATACGACCACTGATGTGAAGCCTATAAATCTTGGCTGTTACTCATACATAAAACAAGAAGGAAAAGTGTCTACTTCTACTTACGCATCAAGTgctgaaaacatagccaaattgcTTAAACAATGGACCAGAAGTGATTCAACAAACATTTCTGAGCAATCGAAAGCTTCATCAAGTACTCAACTCTCAAGTAATAACAATGCCACCACCGAGGAATTTGAGTCACTTTCCAGTTTCGATTCATTTGAACAGTCAAATTCAGATCAATTTTCACAGAGTTTGACACTTGAGGCTGGTAAATTACACTGTGAAATTAGTAAAAGAGAAGTGGATGATCAAGTACCCTTGTCAGTAATGCTGGAGAGTTGGCTTTTTGATGAAAATGACGATTTGCTAATTTAG
- the LOC107768945 gene encoding uncharacterized protein LOC107768945 isoform X1, with product MDFYSRIFYQNLFLLLATLLVSVSIYLFPLFSFIPTLFLRLRRGHAPLNDNSDFFDVLPEEEDQKESDNVTSEKELEPKFEAFEEVVEYAYSDKNDNLQKTEFCFNFKFPTYEEFSKSKNETGELVTSEFVSVKNFSSLIQEPEVVNLNVKETVSIPHVPSKKEGIQEEDEIKEIEGMKFVEGESDTVCKQFLGDSDFTDDFLFQSEKDSLSTDSDSVSVGFEHMRSLMSRLVNSYSDGFLSDDDFGGEFELDSLNDINADYSEAKNLELSEENLEPEDFEESDNDTMEDSEFLSQNDFDEDLDKAKIVEFVTEDDKLIINGSIKSENLKSNNAAVVDSTGDANKLESLWEHQELIEQLKMEIRKVRATGLPTILEESESPTMDELQPWKIDEMLHREDCMSELHKFYKSYRERMRKFDILTYQKMYAIGYLQKDPQKDPLQLLFNQKSSGPTLKSLVSQNIRLFKHKSHDDIDPMVKFIKELQSDLEVVYVGQMCLSWEFLHWQYMKALNLWDSDPRGIRKYNEVAGDFQQFQVLMQRFIENEPFQGHRVQYYIKGRYDLRNLLQVPVIRDDRVKDRNKARTREKDDYSIKNDMLVEILEESIRIFWRFVRADKDCYSVMAKAKGQKGIHPEVQEEDDLELLLEIRKNLEKKEKKLQDVLRSGNCILRKFRKQREEDSDHVLYFFCQVDMKLVARVLNMSRLTKDQLVWCHNKLSRISFAQRKIHVEPSFLLFPC from the exons ATGGATTTCTACTCTCGGATTTTCTATCAAAATCTGTTTTTGTTACTTGCTACCCTTTTGGTCTCTGTTTCCATCTATCTGTTTCCTCTGTTCAGCTTCATCCCTACATTGTTCCTCAG ATTAAGAAGGGGTCACGCTCCTTTAAACGACAATTCAGATTTTTTTGACGTTCTGCCTGAAGAAGAAGACCAAAAAGAATCCGACAATGTTACGTCTGAGAAAGAATTAGAACCCAAGTTCGAAGCTTTTGAGGAAGTTGTTGAGTATGCGTATTCAGACAAGAATGACAATTTGCAGAAAACTGAGTTTTGTTTTAACTTTAAATTCCCAACCTATGAGGAATTTAGTAAGAGCAAAAATGAAACTGGTGAACTTGTCACCTCTGAGTTTGTATCTGTCAAGAATTTTAGCAGCTTAATACAAGAACCAGAAGTTGTGAACCTGAATGTTAAAGAAACAGTTTCTATTCCACATGTTCCTAGTAAAAAAGAAGGCATTCAGGAGGAAGATGAAATTAAGGAAATTGAGGGAATGAAATTCGTGGAAGGAGAATCAGATACTGTATGCAAACAATTTTTGGGTGATTCAGATTTTACTGATGACTTTCTGTTTCAATCAGAAAAAGATTCGTTGAGTACAGATTCAGATTCTGTATCAGTTGGTTTTGAGCATATGCGTTCTCTTATGAGCAGATTAGTAAATTCCTACAGTGATGGATTTTTATCAGATGATGATTTTGGAGGTGAATTTGAGCTTGATTCTTTGAATGATATTAATGCTGATTATTCAGAAGCAAAAAATCTTGAATTGTCTGAAGAAAATCTTGAACCTGAGGATTTTGAGGAGAGTGATAATGATACAATGGAGGACTCAGAATTTTTATCACAGAATGATTTTGATGAAGATTTGGACAAGGCTAAAATTGTAGAATTTGTTACAGAAGATGACAAGTTAATAATAAATGGTTCGATAAAGTCTGAAAATCTCAAGTCAAACAATGCAGCGGTTGTTGATTCAACTGGGGATGCAAACAAATTAGAGTCATTGTGGGAACATCAAGAATTGATTGAACAATTAAAGATGGAAATTAGAAAAGTCCGAGCCACGGGTCTGCCTACTATTTTGGAAGAATCTGAGTCTCCAACAATGGACGAATTACAACCATggaagattgatgaaatgcttcATCGCGAAGATTGCATGAGCGAACTTCACAAATTCTACAAGAGTTACAGAGAAAGAATGCGCAAATTTGACATTTTGACGTATCAGAAGATGTATGCAATAG GTTATTTGCAGAAAGATCCGCAAAAAGATCCACTGCAATTACTCTTCAACCAGAAATCTTCAGGTCCAACACTAAAATCCCTTGTCTCACAAAATATTAGGCTATTCAAACATAAAAGTCATGACGACATTGACCCAATGGTAAAGTTTATCAAAGAATTGCAGAGTGATTTGGAAGTGGTATACGTTGGACAGATGTGCCTTTCCTGGGAATTTCTGCACTGGCAATATATGAAGGCTTTAAATTTGTGGGATTCTGACCCACGTGGGATCCGAAAATACAATGAAGTTGCTGGAGATTTTCAACAGTTTCAAGTGCTCATGCAAAGATTTATAGAAAATGAGCCTTTTCAAGGGCATAGAGTTCAATATTATATCAAGGGCCGATATGATCTTCGTAATCTTCTTCAAGTTCCTGTTATAAGAG ATGACAGAGTGAAAGATAGAAACAAGGCAAGAACAAGAGAGAAAGATGACTATTCAATTAAAAATGACATGCTAGTGGAGATACTGGAAGAATCAATACGAATATTTTGGCGCTTTGTCAGAGCTGATAAAGATTGCTATAGTGTGATGGCAAAAGCGAAAGGTCAAAAGGGAATTCATCCAGAGGTTCAAGAAGAGGACGATCTAGAGCTTTTACTGGAGATCAGAAAAAATCTTGAAAAG AAAGAGAAGAAGCTGCAGGATGTTTTGAGAAGTGGAAATTGCATATTGAGGAAGTTCAGGAAGCAAAGAGAAGAGGATTCAGATCATGTACTTTACTTTTTCTGTCAAgtagacatgaaattagtggcTAGGGTCCTGAACATGTCAAGGCTAACAAAAGATCAACTAGTCTGGTGTCACAACAAATTAAGTAGGATTAGTTTTGCACAAAGGAAAATACATGTAGAACCCTCTTTTTTGCTCTTCCCTTGTTAA
- the LOC107768945 gene encoding uncharacterized protein LOC107768945 isoform X2 — protein sequence MDFYSRIFYQNLFLLLATLLVSVSIYLFPLFSFIPTLFLRLRRGHAPLNDNSDFFDVLPEEEDQKESDNVTSEKELEPKFEAFEEVVEYAYSDKNDNLQKTEFCFNFKFPTYEEFSKSKNETGELVTSEFVSVKNFSSLIQEPEVVNLNVKETVSIPHVPSKKEGIQEEDEIKEIEGMKFVEGESDTVCKQFLGDSDFTDDFLFQSEKDSLSTDSDSVSVGFEHMRSLMSRLVNSYSDGFLSDDDFGGEFELDSLNDINADYSEAKNLELSEENLEPEDFEESDNDTMEDSEFLSQNDFDEDLDKAKIVEFVTEDDKLIINGSIKSENLKSNNAAVVDSTGDANKLESLWEHQELIEQLKMEIRKVRATGLPTILEESESPTMDELQPWKIDEMLHREDCMSELHKFYKSYRERMRKFDILTYQKMYAIGYLQKDPQKDPLQLLFNQKSSELQSDLEVVYVGQMCLSWEFLHWQYMKALNLWDSDPRGIRKYNEVAGDFQQFQVLMQRFIENEPFQGHRVQYYIKGRYDLRNLLQVPVIRDDRVKDRNKARTREKDDYSIKNDMLVEILEESIRIFWRFVRADKDCYSVMAKAKGQKGIHPEVQEEDDLELLLEIRKNLEKKEKKLQDVLRSGNCILRKFRKQREEDSDHVLYFFCQVDMKLVARVLNMSRLTKDQLVWCHNKLSRISFAQRKIHVEPSFLLFPC from the exons ATGGATTTCTACTCTCGGATTTTCTATCAAAATCTGTTTTTGTTACTTGCTACCCTTTTGGTCTCTGTTTCCATCTATCTGTTTCCTCTGTTCAGCTTCATCCCTACATTGTTCCTCAG ATTAAGAAGGGGTCACGCTCCTTTAAACGACAATTCAGATTTTTTTGACGTTCTGCCTGAAGAAGAAGACCAAAAAGAATCCGACAATGTTACGTCTGAGAAAGAATTAGAACCCAAGTTCGAAGCTTTTGAGGAAGTTGTTGAGTATGCGTATTCAGACAAGAATGACAATTTGCAGAAAACTGAGTTTTGTTTTAACTTTAAATTCCCAACCTATGAGGAATTTAGTAAGAGCAAAAATGAAACTGGTGAACTTGTCACCTCTGAGTTTGTATCTGTCAAGAATTTTAGCAGCTTAATACAAGAACCAGAAGTTGTGAACCTGAATGTTAAAGAAACAGTTTCTATTCCACATGTTCCTAGTAAAAAAGAAGGCATTCAGGAGGAAGATGAAATTAAGGAAATTGAGGGAATGAAATTCGTGGAAGGAGAATCAGATACTGTATGCAAACAATTTTTGGGTGATTCAGATTTTACTGATGACTTTCTGTTTCAATCAGAAAAAGATTCGTTGAGTACAGATTCAGATTCTGTATCAGTTGGTTTTGAGCATATGCGTTCTCTTATGAGCAGATTAGTAAATTCCTACAGTGATGGATTTTTATCAGATGATGATTTTGGAGGTGAATTTGAGCTTGATTCTTTGAATGATATTAATGCTGATTATTCAGAAGCAAAAAATCTTGAATTGTCTGAAGAAAATCTTGAACCTGAGGATTTTGAGGAGAGTGATAATGATACAATGGAGGACTCAGAATTTTTATCACAGAATGATTTTGATGAAGATTTGGACAAGGCTAAAATTGTAGAATTTGTTACAGAAGATGACAAGTTAATAATAAATGGTTCGATAAAGTCTGAAAATCTCAAGTCAAACAATGCAGCGGTTGTTGATTCAACTGGGGATGCAAACAAATTAGAGTCATTGTGGGAACATCAAGAATTGATTGAACAATTAAAGATGGAAATTAGAAAAGTCCGAGCCACGGGTCTGCCTACTATTTTGGAAGAATCTGAGTCTCCAACAATGGACGAATTACAACCATggaagattgatgaaatgcttcATCGCGAAGATTGCATGAGCGAACTTCACAAATTCTACAAGAGTTACAGAGAAAGAATGCGCAAATTTGACATTTTGACGTATCAGAAGATGTATGCAATAG GTTATTTGCAGAAAGATCCGCAAAAAGATCCACTGCAATTACTCTTCAACCAGAAATCTTCAG AATTGCAGAGTGATTTGGAAGTGGTATACGTTGGACAGATGTGCCTTTCCTGGGAATTTCTGCACTGGCAATATATGAAGGCTTTAAATTTGTGGGATTCTGACCCACGTGGGATCCGAAAATACAATGAAGTTGCTGGAGATTTTCAACAGTTTCAAGTGCTCATGCAAAGATTTATAGAAAATGAGCCTTTTCAAGGGCATAGAGTTCAATATTATATCAAGGGCCGATATGATCTTCGTAATCTTCTTCAAGTTCCTGTTATAAGAG ATGACAGAGTGAAAGATAGAAACAAGGCAAGAACAAGAGAGAAAGATGACTATTCAATTAAAAATGACATGCTAGTGGAGATACTGGAAGAATCAATACGAATATTTTGGCGCTTTGTCAGAGCTGATAAAGATTGCTATAGTGTGATGGCAAAAGCGAAAGGTCAAAAGGGAATTCATCCAGAGGTTCAAGAAGAGGACGATCTAGAGCTTTTACTGGAGATCAGAAAAAATCTTGAAAAG AAAGAGAAGAAGCTGCAGGATGTTTTGAGAAGTGGAAATTGCATATTGAGGAAGTTCAGGAAGCAAAGAGAAGAGGATTCAGATCATGTACTTTACTTTTTCTGTCAAgtagacatgaaattagtggcTAGGGTCCTGAACATGTCAAGGCTAACAAAAGATCAACTAGTCTGGTGTCACAACAAATTAAGTAGGATTAGTTTTGCACAAAGGAAAATACATGTAGAACCCTCTTTTTTGCTCTTCCCTTGTTAA